The sequence below is a genomic window from Candidatus Schekmanbacteria bacterium.
TTAAAGGGACTGTTTTCAATGATAAAAACTGTAATGGCATAAAAAATCCAGGAGAAAGCGGCATCGCCGGTGTTTTGATAACATTGAATCCTACAGGCCAAACAGATATAACAAACCATAAAGGAAAATACGAATTCAAGAAACTAAAGGAAGGAATATATACGGTTATTGAAACTGATCCTGAAGGGTATTGCAGTACTACATCGAATATATTTGTAGTGGAAATAAAGAAAAAGCATAAAGATAAAAAGAAATCGAGTAAAAAAGATGATGACGACGCTGACGATGATGAAAAAGAAAAAAGAAACTACGATTTTGGTGATACTAGAAAAAGTATAAGCCCCCCTGCCGGATGCTGTATCTACTAACAATCAATAAGGGCTTATTATTTAAATTTTTCCGACAAGTTCCAATCTTGCCATTGCACGCGCTAGCGCCAATTCAGCTCTCTCAACATCAATGTCTTCACCGCCGCTCGATAAACGCTTTTCAGCTCTTTTGCGCGCCTCCTCTGCCCTTTGAACATCTATCTCTTCCGGTCGCTCGGCTGTTTCAGCAAGAATTATAACCGCATCTTTTCGAACTTCAGCATATCCCCAGCTTACTGCCAATTTTTTAACCTCACCACCGAGCGTAACATAGGATATGTGACCTGATTTCAAAACCGACAAAAAGGGTGTATGTTCAGGTAATACACCAAATTC
It includes:
- a CDS encoding F0F1 ATP synthase subunit epsilon, whose translation is MADNIFLEIVTPEKMVVSEDVKEVTAPGINGEFGVLPEHTPFLSVLKSGHISYVTLGGEVKKLAVSWGYAEVRKDAVIILAETAERPEEIDVQRAEEARKRAEKRLSSGGEDIDVERAELALARAMARLELVGKI